The following are encoded together in the Acidimicrobiales bacterium genome:
- a CDS encoding TadE family protein yields the protein MATRERGSATTEVVLLTPVLLFLVMLVVQFGLWYHAEHVVQAAAQEGVRTARLEGSTADAGRTRAVDFLTRLGPTIVRQPVITATRDANNAAVSIQGHAVTVLPGFSLPVKARASSPVERFRKDPG from the coding sequence ATGGCAACTAGGGAGCGAGGCTCGGCAACCACCGAAGTCGTTCTCCTGACGCCGGTCCTGCTGTTCCTCGTGATGCTCGTCGTCCAGTTCGGGCTCTGGTACCACGCCGAGCACGTCGTGCAGGCCGCGGCCCAGGAAGGCGTTCGCACGGCGCGCCTCGAAGGGTCGACCGCCGACGCCGGGCGGACCCGGGCCGTCGACTTCCTGACGCGGCTCGGCCCCACCATCGTGCGACAGCCAGTCATCACCGCGACGAGAGACGCCAACAACGCCGCCGTATCAATACAAGGACACGCCGTCACCGTGCTGCCTGGCTTCTCGCTGCCGGTGAAGGCACGCGCATCGAGCCCGGTCGAGCGTTTCCGGAAGGACCCCGGGTGA
- a CDS encoding type II secretion system F family protein, whose translation MTPALIAGCGVGVGLVVLLSGLIPAPVPLDLALASLRRRHPTPLGFTDGPRHSPITRLLGVPLVETPLGARLAGEDAADLRITNTTAAEHVSQRAAFFALGLLWAPVTTALMWAGGVHVGFVFPLWVSLALAPVGFLYPTLLLKSKAAERRRSFRHAFSSFLDIVSISLAGGRGVDSALHDGAEAGSGWAFDELRRALLEARLLGETPWAGLARLGQDLAVPELGELAASAALAGDEGARVRSSLAAKARSLRLHGLADIETAAQAATERMTLPVVLLMLGFIVFLVYPAIEQVLHGI comes from the coding sequence GTGACGCCGGCACTCATCGCCGGCTGCGGCGTCGGCGTCGGCCTCGTCGTGCTCCTATCCGGTTTGATCCCCGCGCCCGTCCCGCTCGATCTCGCGCTGGCGAGCTTGCGCCGCCGCCACCCGACCCCGCTCGGCTTCACGGACGGGCCGCGCCATTCGCCGATCACGCGGTTGCTGGGCGTCCCGCTCGTCGAGACGCCTCTCGGCGCCCGCCTCGCGGGTGAAGACGCTGCGGACCTTCGCATAACGAACACCACCGCGGCCGAACACGTCTCTCAGCGCGCCGCCTTCTTCGCCCTAGGTCTGCTGTGGGCGCCGGTCACCACCGCGTTGATGTGGGCGGGCGGCGTCCACGTCGGCTTCGTGTTCCCGCTGTGGGTGTCGCTCGCCTTGGCGCCTGTCGGGTTCCTCTACCCCACGCTGCTGTTGAAGTCGAAGGCGGCGGAGCGGCGCCGCAGCTTCCGCCACGCCTTCAGCTCGTTCCTCGACATCGTGTCGATCAGTCTCGCTGGCGGTCGCGGCGTCGACTCCGCTCTGCATGACGGCGCCGAGGCCGGCAGCGGTTGGGCCTTCGACGAACTGCGCCGCGCGCTGCTCGAAGCGCGCCTGCTAGGTGAGACGCCGTGGGCGGGATTGGCCCGTCTCGGTCAGGACCTCGCGGTACCCGAGCTTGGCGAGTTGGCCGCAAGCGCCGCGCTCGCCGGCGACGAAGGCGCGCGCGTCCGCAGCTCGCTCGCCGCCAAGGCGCGCTCACTCCGGCTGCACGGCCTCGCCGACATCGAAACCGCGGCGCAAGCCGCGACCGAGCGCATGACGCTGCCCGTCGTGCTCCTCATGCTCGGGTTCATCGTCTTTCTCGTCTACCCCGCCATCGAGCAGGTGCTGCATGGGATCTAA
- a CDS encoding helix-turn-helix domain-containing protein encodes MTTSNPTARHEVPDLLDITELAEHLGVNVRHVRRLIAERRIPFIKWGHLIRFDPSEIVEWLDRSRHESAGR; translated from the coding sequence ATGACCACATCGAATCCGACCGCGCGCCATGAAGTTCCTGACCTGCTCGACATCACGGAGTTGGCGGAACACCTCGGTGTCAACGTTCGTCACGTGCGCCGGCTCATTGCAGAGCGTCGCATCCCGTTCATCAAGTGGGGCCACCTGATCCGATTCGACCCGAGCGAGATCGTGGAGTGGCTCGACCGCAGCCGGCACGAGAGCGCCGGGCGCTGA
- a CDS encoding ATPase, T2SS/T4P/T4SS family, which produces MTTDEALVLRIRTAVATGLTEQTSAALATGGRRLDADDQAALARSLINDQLEAHARDCLARNEPVLGPDEEAALAQAVFDRIFQLGRLQPLLDDERIMNVHANGCDVVFVEYADGTKVPGPAIAASDAEMIELLREIGRRHGLTEREFNASRPELNLQLPDGSRLFATAWVCARPCLAIRRHRYLKVDLADLQGLGAIDEGLASFLAAAVRARLQLMIAGATGAGKTTMLRALASEIPPEERIVTIETELELGLDRFPEIHPDCVALEAREANVEGVGEVTAAELVRMSLRMNPDRVIVGEVRGDEVIPMLNAMSQGNDGSMCTIHADSSSGVFRKLALYAMQSPERLPMEATLLLAAAAIDLLVFIAKTSSGRHVASVRQVTGFDGKQVLTNELFRPGPDGRAVPGTPIPTDLLDDLVVAGYDPSLHDNPSAWWR; this is translated from the coding sequence ATGACGACCGACGAAGCCCTCGTCCTACGCATACGTACCGCCGTCGCCACGGGTCTCACCGAACAGACCTCAGCCGCGCTCGCGACAGGCGGGCGTCGCCTCGACGCCGACGACCAGGCGGCGCTGGCGCGCAGCCTCATCAACGACCAACTCGAAGCCCACGCCCGCGACTGCCTTGCCCGCAACGAGCCGGTCCTCGGTCCGGACGAGGAAGCCGCGCTCGCGCAAGCAGTCTTCGACCGCATCTTCCAACTGGGACGCCTCCAGCCGCTGCTCGACGACGAGCGGATCATGAACGTCCACGCCAACGGGTGCGACGTCGTGTTCGTCGAGTACGCCGACGGCACGAAGGTGCCCGGCCCCGCGATCGCGGCGAGCGACGCCGAGATGATCGAACTGCTGCGCGAGATCGGGCGGCGGCACGGCCTCACCGAGCGCGAGTTCAATGCGAGCCGACCGGAACTCAACCTCCAGCTGCCCGACGGGTCGCGACTGTTCGCCACGGCGTGGGTGTGCGCACGTCCGTGCCTCGCTATCCGCCGGCACCGCTACCTCAAGGTTGACCTCGCCGACCTGCAAGGGCTCGGCGCCATCGACGAGGGCCTCGCGTCGTTCCTCGCCGCCGCAGTCCGGGCGCGCCTGCAGTTGATGATCGCCGGGGCGACGGGCGCAGGGAAGACGACGATGTTGCGCGCCCTCGCGTCGGAGATCCCGCCCGAGGAGCGGATCGTCACCATCGAGACCGAACTCGAACTCGGCCTCGACCGCTTCCCGGAGATCCATCCGGACTGCGTCGCGCTCGAAGCACGAGAAGCCAACGTCGAAGGCGTCGGCGAAGTGACGGCCGCCGAGCTCGTGCGCATGTCACTGCGCATGAACCCCGATCGCGTCATCGTCGGCGAGGTCCGCGGCGACGAGGTCATCCCAATGCTCAACGCCATGAGCCAAGGAAACGACGGCTCGATGTGCACCATCCACGCCGACTCGTCGAGCGGCGTGTTCCGCAAGCTCGCGCTCTACGCGATGCAGTCGCCCGAGCGGCTTCCGATGGAAGCCACGCTGCTCCTCGCTGCCGCGGCTATCGACCTGTTGGTGTTCATCGCCAAGACCAGCTCGGGCCGCCACGTCGCCAGCGTCCGTCAAGTGACGGGATTCGACGGTAAGCAGGTCCTGACCAACGAACTGTTCCGTCCCGGCCCCGACGGCCGCGCCGTCCCGGGCACACCAATTCCTACCGACTTGCTCGACGACCTCGTCGTCGCCGGTTACGACCCGTCGCTGCACGACAACCCAAGCGCGTGGTGGCGATGA
- a CDS encoding TadE/TadG family type IV pilus assembly protein, giving the protein MIRRPRFRGDAGSAAAELVLLTPALVAMLLLVVMGGRYAQARADVDAAARDAARAGSIARGPDSAAADGASAARARLHEGDVTCRTLNVALNTGEFRAGGSVTATVTCAVDLADLSGLKLPASRTVTASFTEPIDAYRGTDQ; this is encoded by the coding sequence GTGATCCGACGTCCTCGCTTCCGTGGCGATGCCGGCTCAGCGGCGGCCGAGCTGGTGCTGCTGACGCCCGCGCTCGTCGCCATGCTCCTGCTCGTCGTCATGGGCGGCCGCTACGCGCAGGCGCGTGCCGACGTCGACGCCGCGGCGCGAGACGCCGCACGTGCCGGCTCCATTGCTCGCGGGCCCGACTCCGCCGCCGCCGACGGTGCCTCCGCCGCGCGAGCGCGACTGCATGAGGGCGACGTCACCTGCCGGACACTGAACGTCGCACTCAACACCGGCGAATTCCGTGCCGGAGGCTCCGTCACCGCCACCGTGACCTGTGCGGTCGACCTCGCCGACCTCAGCGGGCTGAAGCTGCCGGCGTCGCGCACCGTCACCGCGTCGTTCACCGAGCCGATCGACGCCTACCGCGGGACGGACCAGTGA
- a CDS encoding C40 family peptidase gives MKFLFAIAGFVMGTPIAIAAVFTGPNATTTAPSAAARAEIPADLLPVYMAASLTCPGLPWQVLAAIGWVESRHAHGTADPRTGDVAPPIIGPPLDGRNSTRAIRDVSQPDGWAHALGPMQFLSTTWARWGQLAPDRPPDATPNIQNAWDSIYSAAAYSCAGAASVDDVHAAVLRYNHSEAYVQQVIAKATEYGLGSDESADGATFTGSGDAVVRAAMTQLGVPYQWGGETPGVGFDCSGLVQWSYAQIGVGLPRTTSQQVLVGVAVADAADLRPGDLLFTRSTRNGSVVDFGHVAIYAGGGKEVVAPKTGDVVSLRAVSYSSLQATRRIVN, from the coding sequence ATGAAGTTCCTGTTCGCCATCGCAGGCTTTGTGATGGGGACGCCAATCGCGATCGCGGCCGTGTTCACCGGACCGAACGCGACGACGACCGCGCCCTCTGCCGCCGCCCGCGCCGAGATCCCAGCCGACTTGCTGCCCGTCTACATGGCGGCGTCGCTCACCTGTCCAGGGCTTCCGTGGCAGGTCCTCGCCGCGATCGGATGGGTCGAGTCACGCCACGCTCACGGGACCGCGGACCCGCGGACCGGCGATGTCGCCCCGCCGATCATCGGCCCGCCGCTGGACGGGCGGAACAGCACACGCGCGATCCGTGACGTGTCGCAGCCCGACGGTTGGGCGCATGCGCTCGGGCCGATGCAGTTCCTGTCCACCACGTGGGCGAGATGGGGACAGCTCGCGCCCGACCGGCCGCCCGACGCGACACCGAACATCCAGAACGCGTGGGACTCGATCTACTCGGCTGCCGCGTACTCGTGTGCTGGCGCGGCGAGCGTCGACGACGTCCACGCCGCGGTTCTGCGCTACAACCATTCCGAGGCGTATGTCCAGCAGGTCATCGCGAAGGCGACCGAGTACGGCCTCGGCTCCGACGAGTCAGCCGACGGCGCGACATTCACTGGCTCGGGCGACGCCGTCGTCCGCGCCGCCATGACACAACTCGGCGTGCCCTACCAGTGGGGCGGCGAAACACCAGGTGTCGGCTTTGACTGCTCGGGGCTCGTCCAGTGGTCTTACGCCCAGATCGGCGTCGGTCTCCCGCGCACCACCAGCCAACAGGTGCTCGTCGGAGTCGCGGTAGCCGACGCCGCAGACCTCCGGCCCGGCGACCTCCTGTTCACGCGCAGCACCAGGAACGGGAGCGTGGTCGACTTCGGCCACGTCGCCATTTACGCGGGCGGCGGCAAGGAGGTCGTTGCTCCGAAGACGGGCGACGTCGTGTCACTACGTGCGGTTAGCTACAGCTCCTTGCAGGCCACGCGTCGCATCGTCAATTGA
- a CDS encoding SAF domain-containing protein: protein MPATRTAPTAAANGAMRRMASTPPPATGATAKAAARNRTRIVTGAFIVVVSALVAGLLYANIGGRHAVVAIARPVAAGQVIQDADLRETLAGTITGVRTTPWSARETVVGKTAAVNLIPGSLFNPAQLATGPTVDPSAAVVGAVLKPGQFPSGLRPGDRVLAIVMPPEAASATGQADIAAPIAVTVVSVEKLLDSGGGVSISLAVPPTEAATLAVAGAGGRLAVVLAPR, encoded by the coding sequence GTGCCTGCAACCCGAACCGCGCCGACCGCAGCGGCAAACGGCGCCATGCGACGGATGGCATCCACCCCGCCACCCGCCACCGGCGCGACTGCTAAGGCCGCTGCTCGCAACCGCACCCGCATCGTGACCGGCGCGTTCATCGTCGTCGTCAGCGCGCTCGTGGCCGGTCTGCTCTACGCCAACATCGGCGGCCGGCACGCCGTCGTTGCGATCGCGCGACCGGTCGCCGCCGGTCAGGTGATCCAGGACGCCGACTTGCGCGAGACATTGGCCGGCACGATCACCGGCGTGCGGACGACGCCCTGGTCCGCCCGCGAAACAGTCGTCGGCAAGACCGCGGCCGTGAACCTCATTCCCGGCAGCCTGTTCAACCCCGCGCAGCTCGCGACCGGACCGACCGTCGATCCGTCCGCTGCCGTGGTCGGCGCAGTGCTCAAGCCGGGCCAGTTCCCCTCGGGACTCCGGCCCGGCGACAGAGTGCTCGCCATCGTGATGCCGCCCGAGGCGGCGTCGGCGACCGGTCAGGCCGACATCGCCGCGCCGATCGCGGTGACGGTCGTCTCGGTCGAGAAGTTGCTCGACAGCGGCGGCGGCGTATCGATCTCGCTGGCGGTACCGCCAACCGAAGCCGCGACGCTCGCCGTCGCCGGAGCAGGTGGCCGTCTCGCCGTCGTGCTGGCACCGCGATGA